The proteins below come from a single Limosilactobacillus reuteri genomic window:
- a CDS encoding MFS transporter: MELQQRRTIVTGALLLSNIMAGMDGTIVNTALPAITSDLHGLQYMGWIIATFLLGMAVATPLWSKFGEHKGNKQAYITATSMFLVGAIFQGLAPNILWFIIARTVMGIGAGGMNTIPFIVFAELYDNLKKRAQVLGIASACFGTASIIGPLLGGWIVDALSWHWVFYVNVPIALIAITIISLFYKNVKKQAAGKPVDYLGATLLVVSLIMILVAVQLIGSASGLVVGCLFVVGLLLLGGMIKVDSKAVDPIVPSRLFKNRELVIDFTLFVIIWGSFIAFVTYIPMWAQGILGLSALLGGMTQIPGAVTNFIGSELVPVLQERWGKYWIVTCGAASIFIAYLGIMIGGQKTPFWLILFMGAFEGFGVGLVFNILQINVQTDAELRDVPIATSLGYLLRILSQTLMSAVYGVILNQELFQGVQTHHGITLRMLNKLSNAQTASSLPDKLLPTLRMILYNGYRDIIIAAVILIVIALILVVVLGWQNHCHQRELMALGNLKDTKS; this comes from the coding sequence GTGGAATTACAACAACGACGAACAATTGTTACTGGTGCGTTGTTACTATCTAACATCATGGCGGGGATGGATGGTACGATTGTAAATACGGCCTTGCCAGCTATTACCAGTGACCTTCATGGGTTGCAATATATGGGGTGGATCATCGCAACTTTTCTTTTGGGAATGGCTGTTGCAACCCCATTATGGAGTAAGTTTGGTGAGCATAAGGGAAATAAGCAAGCCTATATTACTGCTACCTCCATGTTTTTAGTCGGAGCCATCTTTCAAGGATTAGCCCCTAATATTTTATGGTTTATTATTGCGCGAACTGTAATGGGAATTGGTGCTGGAGGAATGAATACAATCCCGTTTATCGTTTTTGCTGAATTGTACGACAACCTAAAAAAACGAGCCCAAGTATTAGGAATTGCCAGTGCTTGTTTTGGAACTGCTTCGATTATTGGTCCCCTACTCGGTGGATGGATTGTTGACGCGTTGAGTTGGCACTGGGTTTTCTATGTTAATGTACCGATTGCCTTAATTGCGATTACGATCATTAGCTTGTTCTATAAGAATGTGAAAAAGCAAGCTGCTGGTAAGCCGGTTGATTATCTCGGAGCGACTTTATTGGTAGTCAGTTTAATAATGATTTTAGTAGCTGTTCAATTAATTGGTTCAGCTTCTGGCTTAGTAGTGGGCTGTTTATTTGTTGTTGGTCTCTTATTGCTTGGCGGAATGATAAAAGTTGACAGTAAGGCGGTCGACCCAATCGTTCCTAGCCGTCTGTTTAAAAATCGCGAATTGGTAATTGATTTTACTTTATTCGTTATAATCTGGGGTTCATTTATTGCATTTGTCACTTATATTCCAATGTGGGCTCAGGGAATTTTAGGTTTAAGTGCGCTGCTTGGCGGAATGACGCAAATTCCAGGTGCGGTTACTAACTTTATTGGTTCAGAATTAGTACCGGTATTGCAGGAGCGATGGGGAAAATACTGGATTGTTACCTGTGGGGCGGCTTCAATTTTTATTGCCTATTTAGGAATAATGATTGGGGGACAAAAAACACCATTCTGGCTTATCTTATTCATGGGTGCTTTTGAAGGATTTGGTGTTGGTCTTGTCTTTAATATTTTACAGATTAATGTTCAAACAGATGCTGAATTACGGGATGTACCAATTGCTACTTCGCTAGGATACTTATTGCGAATTTTGAGTCAGACCCTTATGTCCGCGGTGTATGGAGTTATTCTTAACCAAGAGCTATTCCAGGGTGTTCAAACGCACCACGGAATTACCTTAAGAATGCTAAATAAATTATCAAATGCCCAAACTGCTAGTAGTCTTCCAGATAAGCTTTTACCAACCCTGCGTATGATTCTTTATAATGGGTATCGCGACATTATCATTGCGGCAGTAATTTTAATCGTTATTGCCTTAATTTTAGTTGTAGTTTTAGGCTGGCAAAACCATTGTCATCAACGCGAGCTAATGGCTTTAGGTAATCTTAAAGACACAAAATCTTAA
- a CDS encoding uracil-DNA glycosylase: protein MIAEYPPTLLAEVKEKTKDRQLTGFTPGQGPLNPDLMLVGEAPGRHEEKINIPFSGASGQELMKLIESIGYSRSTVYITSVVRQRPYSIKKAIDKKTGEVIEKRPNRTPTKKEVLAFAPLFDWELAQVKPKIIVTLGNTALQRLLGSQANIGKLHGQLLHEKIQRTNDAHDGYELTTDKHWIMPMYHPAAVLYARRLEPTIKADWQQLGQDIKKMKK, encoded by the coding sequence ATGATTGCAGAATATCCGCCAACACTCCTGGCAGAGGTAAAAGAAAAAACAAAGGATCGACAATTAACAGGTTTTACTCCAGGTCAAGGACCACTTAATCCAGACTTGATGTTAGTAGGAGAGGCTCCTGGTCGTCACGAAGAAAAGATAAATATTCCTTTTTCTGGTGCTTCTGGTCAGGAACTGATGAAATTGATTGAATCAATCGGATACTCGCGTTCAACCGTTTATATTACTAGTGTAGTTCGTCAACGGCCTTATAGTATTAAGAAGGCAATTGATAAGAAGACAGGTGAAGTAATTGAAAAACGGCCTAACCGGACGCCAACTAAAAAAGAAGTCTTAGCATTTGCTCCTTTGTTTGATTGGGAACTGGCTCAAGTTAAGCCGAAAATTATTGTTACGCTTGGCAATACGGCTTTACAACGGCTGCTTGGTAGTCAGGCCAATATTGGTAAGCTTCATGGGCAACTTCTCCACGAAAAGATTCAACGGACTAATGATGCGCATGATGGTTATGAGTTGACGACTGATAAGCATTGGATTATGCCGATGTATCATCCGGCCGCAGTACTCTATGCCCGCCGATTGGAGCCTACTATTAAAGCTGACTGGCAACAGTTAGGGCAGGACATTAAGAAAATGAAAAAATAA
- a CDS encoding threonine/serine ThrE exporter family protein, whose product MSKDKEISANDFEPTEHLSDKHHMAIPWHDFFTNDNFTPAYEANLVERAAIVGRIGLMMLSYGTGAWRVRDSMNTVARTLKMTCSVDIGLVSLEYTCMDAHHSYTQAISLPSTSVNTTKLSQMERFIKEFDQNGSEMTIGEIHSRLEEIAHSKGNYAPYQVGLAAALACSAFVFLLGGGPVEMFCSFIGAGLGNYVRRKMIDHHITLFAGVAVAVAVACLSYLLALSLMQLTFNVSSRHEAGYIGAMLFIIPGFPFITSGLDISKLDMRSGLERMTYAIAIITVATLVGWIVALMVNLRPENFQALPLSALMLFLLRLPASFCGVFGFSIMFNSTPKMAAIAGCIGAIANTLRLELTGLTGIPAGAAAFLGALVAGLLASIVKRKIQYPQISITVPSIVIMVPGLYMYRAMYNIGLTSISVGTLWMTKALMIVVFLPMGLIAARILTDSKWRHNG is encoded by the coding sequence TTGAGTAAGGATAAAGAGATCTCAGCGAATGATTTTGAGCCGACTGAACATTTGTCTGATAAGCATCATATGGCGATTCCATGGCATGACTTTTTTACAAATGATAATTTCACCCCTGCGTATGAGGCTAATTTAGTAGAACGAGCAGCGATTGTCGGGCGAATTGGATTAATGATGCTTTCTTATGGAACAGGGGCATGGCGAGTCCGTGATTCAATGAATACAGTTGCCCGGACGCTAAAAATGACTTGTTCGGTCGATATTGGGTTAGTTTCCCTCGAGTATACCTGTATGGATGCCCATCATAGCTATACGCAGGCAATATCTTTGCCAAGCACAAGTGTAAATACGACAAAACTTTCGCAGATGGAACGATTTATTAAAGAATTTGACCAGAATGGGAGTGAGATGACAATTGGAGAAATTCACTCCCGTTTGGAGGAAATTGCCCACTCAAAAGGGAATTACGCTCCTTACCAAGTAGGATTAGCAGCCGCTCTGGCATGTAGCGCCTTCGTCTTTTTACTCGGTGGTGGACCAGTTGAAATGTTTTGTAGTTTTATCGGGGCTGGCCTCGGAAACTATGTCCGTCGTAAGATGATTGACCATCACATTACCTTATTTGCGGGAGTAGCGGTTGCTGTTGCAGTTGCGTGCCTTTCTTACCTGCTGGCTTTAAGTTTGATGCAATTAACGTTTAATGTGAGTTCGCGTCATGAAGCAGGGTATATCGGCGCAATGCTGTTTATTATTCCAGGATTTCCATTTATTACTAGTGGCCTTGATATTTCAAAACTTGATATGCGGTCCGGGCTTGAACGGATGACCTATGCAATCGCAATTATTACAGTTGCTACCTTGGTCGGGTGGATTGTAGCATTAATGGTTAACCTGCGTCCTGAGAATTTTCAAGCATTGCCGCTATCTGCATTAATGCTCTTTTTACTCCGGTTGCCAGCCAGCTTTTGTGGGGTGTTTGGCTTCTCAATAATGTTTAACAGTACGCCTAAAATGGCGGCTATTGCCGGTTGTATTGGGGCGATTGCTAATACTTTACGCTTAGAATTAACGGGCTTGACCGGAATACCGGCAGGGGCAGCCGCATTTTTAGGGGCGTTAGTTGCCGGGTTATTGGCATCAATTGTTAAACGTAAAATCCAATATCCACAAATTTCAATCACGGTTCCATCGATTGTTATTATGGTCCCGGGACTTTATATGTATCGGGCAATGTATAATATCGGTTTAACTTCGATTAGTGTAGGAACGCTTTGGATGACCAAGGCGCTTATGATTGTTGTATTTTTACCAATGGGATTGATCGCTGCTCGTATTCTTACAGATTCTAAGTGGCGACATAATGGATAG
- a CDS encoding LysR family transcriptional regulator gives MNTRDLQYFAMLVKLKNYTQVAKYFNVSQPSITQAIRRLEQEFDTKLVRKDRVHRDEMITRSGQLLYEKALAINKKIDIAHQEIARSDQRQIKFGLPPIIGKMYISHIIGNLSKQLLQRIKIVSVGSHELLSELQAGKIDIAMLGSIAPIDQNGIFAELITARPFSIIVSADHPLAKKKEVSFQDLTNEIFINYDQQYVHKAAFQAYSTYAQINPQMAIYKVPNVSWIKELVRQNKGISLMVKDAVKDEPGIVALDIKDPIPEKFFISLATREDYILSDDEQQLITKLKEITPVA, from the coding sequence ATGAATACTCGTGATTTGCAATACTTTGCCATGCTAGTTAAATTAAAAAATTATACACAAGTAGCAAAGTATTTTAATGTTTCTCAACCTAGTATTACCCAGGCAATTCGTCGCCTTGAGCAAGAATTTGACACAAAATTAGTGCGCAAAGATCGTGTTCATAGGGATGAAATGATTACGCGCAGTGGGCAGTTACTATATGAAAAAGCGTTGGCGATAAACAAAAAAATAGACATTGCCCATCAAGAAATAGCACGGTCTGATCAGCGACAAATAAAATTCGGTCTTCCGCCAATTATTGGAAAAATGTATATTTCACATATTATCGGCAATCTTTCTAAGCAGCTTCTTCAACGAATAAAAATCGTTTCTGTGGGGTCGCATGAATTGCTAAGTGAATTACAAGCAGGAAAGATCGATATTGCCATGCTGGGTTCGATTGCACCAATTGATCAAAACGGTATTTTTGCGGAATTAATAACTGCGCGACCATTTAGTATCATCGTAAGTGCTGATCATCCGCTTGCAAAGAAAAAGGAAGTCAGTTTTCAAGACTTAACTAACGAAATCTTTATTAATTATGACCAGCAATATGTGCATAAAGCTGCCTTTCAAGCCTATTCTACCTATGCCCAAATTAATCCACAAATGGCAATTTATAAGGTGCCAAATGTTTCCTGGATTAAAGAGTTGGTACGGCAAAATAAGGGAATTAGTTTGATGGTTAAAGATGCGGTAAAGGATGAACCAGGAATTGTCGCCCTCGATATTAAAGACCCAATTCCGGAAAAATTTTTTATTTCGCTTGCTACACGGGAGGATTACATTTTAAGCGATGATGAGCAGCAATTAATCACTAAATTAAAAGAAATTACTCCCGTCGCTTGA
- a CDS encoding alpha/beta fold hydrolase: MDFKTSDGIRINYYIYGTGKPVVLIHGFGGYQQIWCLQIENLIQQGYQVITYDQRNHGASTRDEQLDSIEPLIKDLYELLNHLNVTKPFLIGHSMGASVIYGFLSYYTDFPLSGVIAIDQSPKMLNTVQWPYGYMDVTRASYKLKLKEHGNVRETLNGVPSQVISKLEPEKEMFPFIRAENLPLLYDHAKRDWRLTLEKINIPTLLVTANQSPYFNGKFADVMRQANPQFISHQAVDQSGHVIMAEQANKFNKIMDNYLKEHQ; encoded by the coding sequence ATGGACTTCAAAACAAGTGATGGGATAAGAATTAATTACTATATTTATGGTACTGGGAAACCAGTTGTTTTAATTCATGGCTTTGGCGGCTATCAACAAATATGGTGTTTACAAATTGAAAACTTAATTCAGCAAGGTTATCAAGTAATTACGTATGATCAGCGAAATCATGGAGCATCAACTAGAGATGAGCAGTTAGATTCTATTGAGCCTTTAATAAAGGATTTGTATGAACTATTAAATCATTTGAATGTAACAAAACCTTTTCTAATAGGGCATTCTATGGGAGCATCTGTAATATATGGATTTTTATCATATTATACTGATTTTCCGTTAAGTGGTGTAATAGCAATTGATCAATCTCCAAAGATGCTTAATACGGTTCAATGGCCTTATGGATATATGGATGTCACAAGGGCATCGTATAAATTAAAATTGAAAGAGCATGGTAATGTTAGAGAGACATTAAATGGGGTACCATCTCAAGTAATATCAAAATTAGAGCCAGAAAAAGAAATGTTTCCATTTATTAGGGCCGAAAATCTTCCCTTACTCTATGATCACGCTAAACGGGATTGGCGATTAACACTTGAAAAAATTAATATTCCAACATTGTTAGTTACCGCAAATCAAAGTCCATATTTTAATGGTAAATTTGCGGATGTTATGAGACAAGCTAATCCACAGTTTATCTCGCATCAAGCTGTTGATCAAAGTGGTCATGTAATAATGGCAGAACAAGCAAACAAATTTAATAAAATAATGGACAATTACTTAAAAGAACATCAATAA
- the citG gene encoding triphosphoribosyl-dephospho-CoA synthase CitG, which yields MQTIFDHGEYQDILAVLKNKDERVKIQNQLLKTNPSMTVVAAKLNIPGPIKNNKKIESFFIAGLNEFEKMLLDAGIVFISKKEWLDKKTGPERFYLVDTGAILVKEITSHFEELKPSYRLFDLDVLANDSGTIKSLSRSDVNQPARKCLICGRPAKECGRSRRHSVEELQEKVSQLVCVELVYQEKENIANWLTQLAQRALLYEVSAWPKPGLVDPVEHGAHLDMDIFTFINSSISLRNYLHQAALLGIMSRSANLSLIFEKLREYGKKAEKTMFVATNNVNTHKGAVFSLGVFVTATAYSLQHLKRFDANDIKNVIKKMLKNLINDDLKHLSSKKILTAGEKQYLKYGLSGIRGEAHAGYPTVFKYGLPTLLTSNYDWNSRILITFLELALHIEDSTLIKRAGDPAIQEWKNKEIKECLSLGGIRTKAGQQKLTEIEEKFTQQNLSLGGTADLLIVTIFLALVKEGLPDGLQNK from the coding sequence ATGCAAACTATTTTTGATCACGGTGAATACCAAGACATTCTTGCCGTTTTAAAAAATAAGGATGAGCGTGTAAAAATACAAAACCAGTTATTGAAAACTAATCCATCAATGACTGTTGTAGCAGCTAAATTAAATATTCCTGGTCCAATAAAGAATAATAAAAAGATAGAGTCATTTTTTATAGCTGGTCTCAATGAATTTGAAAAAATGTTATTAGATGCTGGAATTGTTTTTATTTCAAAAAAAGAGTGGCTGGATAAGAAAACCGGTCCAGAACGCTTCTATCTTGTTGATACGGGAGCAATTTTAGTAAAAGAGATTACGAGTCATTTTGAAGAATTGAAGCCAAGTTATCGTTTATTTGACTTAGATGTGCTGGCTAATGATAGTGGAACAATAAAATCACTATCAAGGTCAGATGTAAATCAACCTGCTAGAAAGTGTTTAATTTGTGGTCGCCCAGCTAAAGAATGTGGTCGCTCCCGTCGACATTCGGTTGAAGAGTTACAAGAAAAAGTTAGTCAGCTAGTTTGCGTAGAATTGGTATATCAAGAAAAAGAAAACATTGCAAATTGGTTAACTCAACTTGCACAACGAGCTCTTTTATATGAAGTATCTGCTTGGCCTAAGCCCGGATTAGTGGATCCAGTTGAACATGGAGCACACTTAGATATGGACATATTTACGTTTATTAATAGTTCTATTAGTTTGCGTAACTATCTTCATCAAGCAGCATTACTGGGAATAATGAGTCGTTCTGCTAATTTATCATTGATATTTGAAAAGTTACGTGAATATGGTAAAAAAGCTGAGAAAACAATGTTTGTTGCTACAAATAATGTTAATACTCATAAAGGAGCAGTTTTTTCATTGGGAGTATTTGTTACAGCAACAGCCTACAGCTTACAGCATCTAAAACGATTTGATGCAAATGATATTAAAAACGTGATTAAAAAGATGTTAAAAAATTTGATTAATGATGATCTAAAACACCTTTCATCGAAAAAAATTTTAACTGCGGGTGAGAAACAATATTTAAAATACGGCCTTTCTGGTATTCGAGGAGAAGCACACGCTGGATACCCGACAGTTTTTAAGTATGGGTTACCGACCTTATTAACATCAAACTATGATTGGAATAGTCGAATTTTAATAACTTTTTTAGAATTAGCTTTACATATTGAAGATTCGACCTTAATTAAAAGAGCGGGGGATCCGGCTATTCAAGAATGGAAAAATAAAGAAATTAAAGAGTGTTTAAGTCTTGGTGGAATAAGGACTAAAGCTGGGCAACAAAAATTAACTGAAATTGAAGAAAAATTTACTCAGCAAAATTTAAGCCTTGGAGGTACTGCTGATTTATTAATAGTTACTATCTTTTTAGCTTTAGTGAAGGAAGGTTTACCT